A region of Streptomyces sp. NBC_01750 DNA encodes the following proteins:
- a CDS encoding MBL fold metallo-hydrolase — MSAGIDRLVTSGTFSLDGGTWDVDNNVWIVGDDEEAIVIDAAHDADAIVAALGGRALRAIVCTHAHNDHIDAAPVLAERTGAPILLHQDDLPLWKQTHPDRLPDGGLADGRTVTVAGVDLTVLHTPGHAPGAVCLYAPSLNALFSGDTLFAGGPGATGRSYSHFDTIIASIRDRLLALPEDTVVYTGHGDTTTIAAEAPHLQEWIDRGF, encoded by the coding sequence ATGTCCGCGGGCATCGACCGACTGGTCACCTCCGGCACGTTCTCCCTGGACGGCGGCACCTGGGACGTCGACAACAACGTGTGGATCGTCGGCGACGACGAGGAAGCCATCGTCATCGACGCCGCGCACGACGCGGATGCCATCGTGGCCGCGCTCGGGGGGCGCGCGCTTCGCGCGATCGTCTGCACGCACGCCCACAACGACCACATCGACGCCGCCCCCGTGCTCGCCGAGCGGACCGGCGCTCCGATCCTGCTGCACCAGGACGACCTGCCGCTGTGGAAGCAGACCCATCCCGACCGGCTGCCCGACGGTGGACTGGCCGACGGCCGGACCGTCACGGTGGCGGGTGTCGATCTGACGGTGCTGCACACCCCCGGCCACGCCCCCGGAGCGGTCTGTCTGTACGCGCCGTCTCTGAACGCCCTTTTCAGCGGGGACACGCTCTTCGCGGGCGGGCCGGGGGCGACGGGACGGTCGTACAGCCACTTCGACACCATCATCGCGTCGATCCGGGACCGCCTGCTGGCACTGCCGGAGGACACCGTTGTGTACACCGGCCACGGGGACACGACCACCATCGCCGCGGAAGCCCCGCATCTGCAGGAGTGGATCGACCGCGGCTTCTGA